One Brassica napus cultivar Da-Ae chromosome C4, Da-Ae, whole genome shotgun sequence genomic region harbors:
- the LOC106395351 gene encoding glycine-rich protein 23-like codes for MGLVARKACVFIFVFALVAEFAFGNVEVKDDKHFFHKPRPFFHKHGIYKKGFRKGLGGRGGLGGGGGLGGGGGLGEGGGLGGGGGLGGGGGLGGGGGLGGGGGLGGGGGLGHGGGLGGGGGLGHGGGLGGGGGLGGGGGLGGGAGGGYGGGVGGGFGGGGGAGGGGGFGGGGGYGGGGGFGGGAGGGFGKGIGGGGGFGGGYGGGGHH; via the coding sequence ATGGGTTTAGTTGCTCGTAAGGCGTGTGTGTTTATCTTTGTATTCGCTCTTGTCGCCGAATTTGCATTTGGGAATGTTGAGGTTAAGGACGACAAACACTTTTTTCATAAACCTCGTCCATTCTTCCACAAGCATGGCATTTACAAGAAGGGATTTAGAAAGGGTTTGGGCGGCAGAGGCGGTCTAGGTGGTGGTGGCGGTCTTGGAGGCGGTGGAGGTCTAGGTGAAGGTGGCGGTCTAGGTGGAGGTGGCGGGCTAGGAGGCGGTGGCGGTCTAGGTGGAGGTGGTGGTCTAGGAGGCGGTGGCGGTTTGGGCGGAGGAGGCGGTTTAGGCCATGGTGGAGGTTTGGGTGGAGGTGGCGGTCTAGGACATGGTGGCGGTTTAGGTGGAGGTGGTGGTCTAGGCGGAGGTGGCGGTTTGGGCGGAGGAGCAGGCGGAGGATACGGTGGTGGTGTTGGAGGAGGGTTTGGAGGCGGTGGCGgtgctggaggaggaggaggatttgGTGGTGGAGGGGGATATGGAGGCGGAGGAGGATTCGGCGGTGGAGCTGGCGGTGGGTTTGGTAAAGGCattggtggtggaggaggattTGGAGGTGGTTATGGTGGCGGTGGCCATCACTGA
- the LOC106392789 gene encoding U-box domain-containing protein 35-like — translation MHLVITFQLAELNQRRLEETIKLEELKLKEYEARELAEKEKQNFEKARRDAESMRERAEREIAQRREAERKAARDAKEKEKLEDTLGSPRLQYQHFTWEEIVAATSSFSEELKIGMGAYGSVYKCNMHHTTAAVKVLHTAESGLSKQFQQELEILSKIRHPHLVLLLGACPEQGALVYEYMENGSLEDRLFQANNSPPLPWFERVRIAWEVAAALIFLHKSKPKPIIHCDLKPANILLDHNFVSKVEDVGLSTMVQVDPLSTKFTIYKQTSPVGTLSYMDPEYQRTGMISSKSDVYSFGMIVLQLLTAKPPMALTHLVESAMDSNDEFLKILDQKAGNWPVEETRELTSLALCCTELRGKDRLDLRDQILPALESLKKVAEKARNSISSVPTQPPFHFLCPLLKVALI, via the exons ATGCATCTTGTTATAACGTTTCAGCTTGCTGAGCTTAACCAACGTCGGTTAGAAGAAACAATAAAGCTCGAAGAGCTAAAGCTAAAGGAGTATGAAGCTCGAGAGTTAGCAGAAAAGGAAAAGCAAAACTTCGAAAAAGCGAGGAGAGATGCAGAGAGCATGAGAGAAAGAGCGGAAAGAGAAATTGCGCAGAGAAGAGAAGCTGAGAGAAAAGCCGCTCGTGATgctaaagagaaagagaagcttGAAGACACTCTTGGCTCTCCGCGGCTTCAGTATCAGCACTTCACTTGGGAAGAAATTGTAGCTGCCACTTCATCGTTCTCAGAAGAGTTGAAGATTGGAATGGGAGCTTATGGATCTGTTTACAAGTGTAATATGCATCACACAACCGCAGCTGTCAAAGTTCTGCATACCGCTGAAAGTGGTCTGTCCAAACAGTTCCAACAGGAG CTTGAAATCTTGAGCAAGATTCGGCACCCACACTTGGTACTCCTTCTAGGAGCATGCCCTGAGCAAGGAGCTTTAGTTTATGAGTACATGGAAAACGGTAGCTTGGAGGACAGACTATTCCAAGCCAACAACAGTCCACCACTCCCGTGGTTTGAGCGGGTTAGGATCGCATGGGAAGTAGCTGCAGCTCTTATCTTCCTCCACAAATCAAAACCTAAACCGATCATTCACTGTGATCTAAAACCGGCAAACATCTTACTTGATCACAACTTTGTAAGCAAAGTCGAAGACGTTGGACTCTCAACGATGGTTCAAGTCGACCCTCTATCAACTAAATTCACTATTTACAAACAAACAAGCCCTGTCGGAACGTTGAGTTACATGGATCCAGAGTATCAACGCACGGGAATGATATCATCTAAATCAGATGTGTATTCATTTGGAATGATAGTTCTTCAGCTCCTCACAGCAAAACCACCTATGGCATTGACACACTTAGTTGAGAGTGCAATGGATAGTAACGATGAGTTTCTCAAGATCTTGGATCAGAAAGCAGGTAACTGGCCAGTTGAAGAAACTAGAGAATTGACTTCATTGGCTCTATGTTGCACAGAGCTGCGTGGGAAAGATAGGCTTGACTTAAGAGATCAGATTCTTCCGGCGCTCGAAAGCCTGAAGAAAGTAGCTGAGAAGGCAAGGAATTCGATTTCCAGTGTGCCGACTCAACCTCCGTTTCATTTCCTCTGCCCCTTACTTAAGGTAGCTCTTATATAA